In Nitrospinaceae bacterium, the genomic stretch CCCACAACGAAAAAATCACGGGAATGAGAATCAGCGTGAAGATGGTGGAGGTGGCCAGCCCGCCGAGCACCGCCGCGCCCAGGCCGCGATAAAGCTCGCTTCCTGAGCCCGAGGAGACAACCAGCGGCAACATGCCGAGAACCGTGGTGGTCATCGTCATGAATATCGGGCGCATGCGATCTCGGACGCTTTCAAGAATGGCCGTGCGCATCTCCATCCCCGAGCGGAAATGGTTGAGCGCCTGATGGACCAAAAGAATGGCGTTGTTCACGACAATGCCGGTGAGGATAATGAACCCGAGCATGACGAGCGTGTCCATCTTGATCGAGGGCTCGATGTAGTTCATTAAACTGACCGCAAGAACACCACCCGTTGAGGCGAGCGGGACCGAGAACATGATTATGAGGGGATAGCTCCAGGCCTCAAAAAGCGCGGCCATGAGCAGATAAGTAATAACGAGGGCGAGGAGGAAAGACCATTTAAGCGCATTCCATGTGCGCTCAAGGTCTTTTGCCCGGCCGCCCACCTCGACAGAATAGCCAAGCGGCAGCTTGGCCCGGATGGGATCGATAACCTCACGCCTCATGCGCTCAATAGCAATTTGAAGGGGTAGCTCATCCGCAAGGTTCACCGTGAGCGTCACAGAGCGATAGCGGTCGATGTGTTCGATTTTCGTCGGGCCCAGCGCTTGTCTGATCTCGGCGATTTCGCTTAGTTGAACGGACCTGCCGTCGGGGGTGTAGAGGGTGATCTGTGAGAGTTCCTGTGTTCGGGTGAACCTCGTCTGGGAGCCCCTAAGCACGATATCGAGCTCTTTGCCCTGATCGCGGAAAAGCCCAGCCCGTGTTCCGTTCACCAATGTTTCGACGATGTCGCCCAACTCTGTGACCGAGAGTCCTAAGTCTGCCGCTTTTTCGCGGTCCACGTGAATCTGAAGCTCGGGATTCCCTAAGTCAAAACTACTATTGGCAAATCGCACACCGGGAAGGCGGCGGGCCTTTTCGGCTACCTCACCGGCGATTCGCTGTATCTCCTCAAGGCTGTCGCCCGTGACATCCACGTTCAGGTTGATTCCTCCGATGAAGCCCGAGCCCCGTCGCCGGAAAAGGGATACCTGCGTAACAAAAGCACGGATGCCGGGGATTCCCTGCACCAACCCGAATAATTTTTTGGTGAGCTTCCTCATGGAATCTTTGTCCGAGTACTCCGCCTTGGCGAGAAGGCCCATCAAAGGGTTCGTCGGGCGCACCACGGCGAAGAAGCGATCAAGCTCCTTGACGCGAGTAAGGCGACCCTCAAGCTCGCTCATGATTTTGTCCATCTGATCGATGTTGAGCCCCGGGGGCGTCCTCAGGAAGACGAACATCAGGTTCCGGTTTCCCTTCGGCAGGTAGTCAATCGGCGGGAAAAAATACCAAGCCAGAAACACCGAAGTCACCGTAATCGAAACGGCGATGAGAACGCGGAACACCACCCCGCGCATCAAGGTTTCGATCAGCCGCACAAACCATTCCCTGAACCAACTCCCCAGGGCATACACACCCGTCAGAGAAATAAGACGCGACAACGGAGACTCCGTATCGGTGCGGCGAAGCATGCGCGAGCTCAACATCGGCACCACCGTTACCGACACGATCAGGGACAGCCCCACCGCCACACTGATGGCGATGGCAATATCCCGGAAGAGCTGGCCCGATTCGTCCTCCACGAATATGACGGGCAAAAATACCGCCAGCGTCGTGAGCGTTGAGGCCAGCACCGCGCCCCACACCTCGACACCGCCGTCCACCGCCGCCTGCCAGCGGTCCTTGCCCATCTCCCGGTGGCGGAAGATGTTCTCCAAAACAACAATGGAGTTGTCCACCACCATGCCGACCGCGAAGGCGAGCCCGGCCAGCGAGATGATGTTGATCGATCGGCCCAGCATAAAAATAAAAATAAAAGTCGATATCACAGCAACAGGTATCGCCACCGCGACCACCACCACGCTCGACATGCTCCCGAGGAAAAGAAGCAGCACACCGATGGCCAGCGCCCCGCCGATGAAAATATTATTGACGACGAGACCGCGGGATTGAAGAATGTAATCCGTCTCGTCATAGACTTGGCGAAGCTTAATGTCCCGTCCCTGGTAGCTCCGGTTAATCTCCTTGATTGTTTCTTTCAGCTTCGTCATGACCTCCAGCGTGTTGGCGCCCGTGCGGCGCCGGATGCTGAAGGCGATGGTGGGCTTGGCCGAAACGCGCACGCGCCGGGTCACGTCTTCATAATCGAATTCGACCTTGGCGATATCGCGGAGATAAACCGCGCCGCCCGGCTGACGGGCGACAATAGTGTTGAGCAACTGCTCCAGCTGGGTGAAATTCCCCACCGTCCGGACGACATAACGGCGCTTGCCCTCGTCGATTTTTCCACCCTTGGTGTTCTGGTTTTCCCTAATCAGCACCTCGCGCAGCGTCTTCACCGTGATGCCCCGCGCGTTCATGGCCTCGTAGTCCAGGGTGATGCGAACCTCGCGGTCCTCGCCGCCGAACATGAACACCGCCCCGACGCCCGGCACGCGCTCAAGTTTCGGGCGAATCACATCGTCTCCGACGACACGAACCTCGTTGATGGGACGTTTCGTATCCACAACTATCCAGGCGATGGAATCCTCTGCATCGGAGTTCACTGCGCGGATGGTCGAGCGGTCGGCGTCGTCCGGCAGGTTGCGCACCAACCCCATTTTTTCGGAAACATCGAGGCGGGCGATATCCTTATCTGTTCCCCAATCAAACTCAAGAATGACCCGGGAGCGGCCCTCCTCACTGCGAGAGGTCATCTCGGTCAATCCCTCAACCGAGGTAAGCTTTTGCTCGACTGGCTCTGAAACCTCTTCTTCAACCTCAAGCGGAGCGGCACCATCGTATCTGGTCTCAACGGTAATTACGGGCCGGTCAATTGTGGGCTTCATCTGTACCGGAATACGCAACAAACTAATCGCGCCGAACATTACCGCAAGAATGACGCCGACCATCGTCGTCACGGGATACTTCACGCACCAACCCGGAATGTTCATCCGTTCACTCCTTGATTTTCCGACGACTTCCGGAGAAGAGACGCATCGCCCGGCACAGAGTTGCGGGCCCTGCCATGAACCATATCAAACCACCAGCGGCTTACTGGGTCAGAGAGCTTGGGGTCGCGCCGCCGCCAAGCGATATAAGCAACATATCCGGCCAGTGCTACAAGAGACACCAACCGCCCTGCTTCCGGCACAAGAGATACCCAGACGGCCACCACAATCACACCCAACGTCAGAGGGCCATCAGCCCATGAAACTGCCGGAAACCGGGTGCGCTCCCAACCAAACGGGGAGGTCAGGGCAACCCCTGAGCGATTAAAAAGATCGCTCACCGTATGGCCCAGCGCGGCGAGCAGCCATAGCCAGGCCGCATGCCAAAAATTCCAACCCAACAGAAAAAGAAACCCACCCGCGATGGTTGCACTAATTAACAACCCGGCATAACCGTGGGTGAGGGAGCGATGATAATTTTGATAACAAGGCCTGCCCGCAACCAGAAGAGCGGCGTCCCAATCAGGTGAAGTGCCCGCCACGGCGCAGAGCACAAGCTCTGCCCCCGTCGCATCCCCGCCCAACGCCAGGGCACCTACCATTACGCCAGCTCCCGCGTGAAAAACCCCGTTCATCCTTGGCTGCCTTTTTTCTTGCCGCCAGCAGCAGGTTTACCCGAGCCGGGCTTACCCGCACCGGGCCTGCCACCTCGGCGTCCTCCTTTTCCTCTTAGGCTGACAGCCATTCCGTTGCGGAGCTTTTCATTTCCCTGAACCACCACCTTCATCCCGGGCTTGACCAACCCGCCAGGAACCTCGACGAGAGAATCGACATTGCGGCCCGGCAAAAATGAAACTTCCCGGACTTTTCCTTTTTCAAAAATAAAAATCGACACACCCCTCGGGCGTATCAAAAGAGCATCCTTCGGCACCAGAACGGCCTGCTTTGAGTCGCCATACTCAAGAATTATCCGGGCGAACATACCGGTCTTGATCTCATAATTTTTCGTATTGTCGAGTTCGACTTCCACCGGAAAAGTTCGGCTTTTTGTGTCTCCCTTGGGGATGATTCGAGCAATTAACCCCGTAAACACACGCCCGGGAATCGCATCGAGCTTCACCCGTGCCGAATCTCCGACAATCACATAGGATATCTGGCGCTCGGACACAGGGGCGCGGACAAGTAGCTTCCTCGTTTCCACCACCTCGCCAACCTGCCCGCCTTTAGCCACCCATTGCCCCACCTCTACTAATTTTTCGGTCAGGAACCCGGAAAGTGGCGAGCGGATTACGGCTTTTCGTAATTTATCCTGAATGAACGCGACCTTTGCCCGCATGCGCGCCACCTCGGCATTCGCCCTGGCGACCTCCTCTTTGCGGGGCCCAATTTCGGAAATACGCAGATTACTCTGCTCTTCAATGTACTTACTTTTGCTTACCTGAAGTTTCGCCACCGCCTGGTCGTAGCTCGCTTTATCCAGGATCTTTTTACGGTAAAGGTCCTCGACCCGCTTAAACCCAAGCTCGTCCCGGTCGAGTTCGGCTTTGCGCTCCTTGAGCCGCGAGCGGTAGACCTGTATCTCCTCGGGCCTGCTTCCACTTTTCAGCCGCAGATAATCCTGCCGGGCCTTGGCCAGCTCTGCCTTTTCAATTCGAAGGTCGATTTCAAGATCTGATCTCTCGAGCGCCGCAATTACGGTCTTTCCGGCCACAACGGGATCACCCTCGCGAAGGGGAACAGATTTGACGCGCCCCTCTATCTCGCTGCTCACCCTTGATTTCCGGTAGGGATCGACGGTACCGACCACAGTGAGCTGGCTACGGACACCTCGTTCAATCACCTTTTTAACGGAAACGACCGGGGGGCGTCTTTTTCTGCCCCTCCCGCCGGGGGCAGCCAGAGCATCCACCGCAAATAAAGAGACAAGTGACGTCAGTACCACCAGGAACCTAAACTTTCGAAAATTCAAGAAATCACCCATCCTTTAGGGGCATATCCACCCTATGATCAGAAAAAACTATCGAAAACAACGCATTCCGTGTACCAAGGAAAAACGGGTGCTATCTTCCCAAACGCCCCTAAAATTCGCAACCAAAAAGAGCCGATTCAACAGGAAAGCCCCCCCCTAAAAGACAAATGGCCGCCCAGCTTCCCTTCCTGGCATTTGGTTTAATAACAACATTTTATGATATTTAATTCTGCCGCATAGAGCGAACTTTCTGATTTTCGCAATATAGATCTTGAGTCATCCTCGCCTAGGCCGCATAATGGCTTATCGGTTATCTTCCGAATACACGCCCCCACCCAGTTTCACCGTTGCCGCCTTCGAAGGTTTTTTTATTCCATGCGGATTGTTCTTGCCGGTCATAATGTCGATGTCGAAGTCCTCCGAGAATTTAGAAATAATTTTCTTGAGCCCGTTGCAAAAGAATGGACACGTGAGGGGCTCTGTAAATTAAGCAAAGAGGCGCTTGAGAAAAAAGCCAGCGCGCTGGGAAAGCAAGCGGCAGAGCTGCTCGCCCAGGACAATTTAACCCCCGAGACGATAAGCGCCGCCTATGCGCGAATCAGCCGCGATGCCCGGCCTGTAGATGAGCTTCGAGCCATAGCCCGGACCGAAGTGGAAAAAGCCCGCAAGAGCAACGACAGAATTATATTCGGATTCGGGCACAGCTCTGTCGCCGAGCATGCCGCTTTCAACATCGATGTTATCGGGGTGAGCCGATACGCCGTCGAGGAGATTCAAAAATTTCGCCTGCTCGCCTTCACCGAAAAAAGCCAGCGCTACATCCTGCTTGAAGATGACTTCGTCGTTCCCGAGGAAATCAAAAAGAGTGGGCTTGAGAACCTGTTTACATCCACTATCAAATCGCAAAATGCTTGTTATCATCGCCTCTTTGAAAAACTTCGGCCCTGGGTTTTCGAGCAGAACGCAGAGCTCGCTGTATCGAAGAAAAACCACGGCACCCTTGAGGGATGGGCAAAAGAGGACGCGCGCTACATCGTCTCCCTTGCGACCGAGGCCCAGATGGGCATGACCATCAGCGCCCGAAACCTTGAGCACGTGATTTCTCGCTGCGCCTCAAATCCCGTCGCTGAGGTTCGCGAATACGGAGAAAAACTTTTCGCGGCCATCAAGGACGTGGCGCCCTCGCTCGTGAAATACACCGATGCGAGCGAATACAACGTCAAGACAAGACAGGCGCTCGACAGCTCTGCAGAGGAAGTGTTTGCCGAGCTGGGCCACCTTTCGCCCTCGCCGCCAGCACATACAGAAAGAGATGTATCCCTGGTAGACGCGACACCGGAGGCAGATATTCTCCTCGCAACTGCGCTGCTTCACTCGGCCTCCTCGCGCACGATTGAAGAGTGCCGCTCGGCGGCGCGCGCGATGGGCGAGGAGGAGCGGACCAGGTTCATCGCCGAGACTTTCCGCCACATGAAAGGGCACGACTCGGTGCTCAGAGAATTTGAGAACGTCCGGTGCGTTTTCGAGATTACCTTGTCGGCGGCCTGCTTCGGCCAACTCAAGCGGCACCGCATGGCCACGATGAACACCCAACCCTACGACCCCGCGCTGGGCGTAACGACGCCCTTGGCCATTACCGCCGCCGGCGCCGAGGGGGATTTCATGGGTGTCGTTGAAGAAACGAACGCCGCTTTTAACAAAATCGCGGAGCGGGCGCCGCTGGCCGCGCCCTATGTTCTCACAAACGCCCACCGGCGACGGGTGCTTTTCACCGCGAACGCCCGGGAGCTTTATCACATCTCGCGCCTGCGGGAGGACCCGCATGCGCAGTGGGACGTCCGCGAAATTTCGGCGTCCATGCTCCGGCTGGCGAAAAAAGAAATGCCCGCCACCATGCAGTTCGCCGTCGGCAAGCATCTGGTCGAGGAAACGCATGAGCGGCTATTTCCGGACATACCCCGGGAAGTCGCCGCCACGTAAATATAAATACCCCTGCCGCCCCCCCCCCGCCGTACCACAGTTGGCATTTTCAAAACCCGCAATATCTCACCTCAAGTTTTCGGCTCTTGAATATACGCTCCGGCACGGGCCGGCCTTTTTGTCATATTGGCGCGGGAGAAAGGAGAACTTTCTGCGCTTCCATTTCGTCTGATATGTCATGAGGGCACGAATTGACGATTGCCCTCCTGGTTGCCGCTAAATGGGAGTGTTTGAAATGTACCTGGATTTTGCGTTACTCGGGTTGGTTGTCGTTTCGTTTTCCGTGGCGTTTTATTTCGTCAAGTGGGGCGGGGATTCGAACACCCACGTAGACAGTTCAGATTCGTGGAGATTTACCGATCTGGGCGGGGGAGGCGTGTGAACCGCATCGCGCTCAATAATGCGCCTACCGGGCGCTGCGGTCATATGTGCCCTTTTCTCCCCCAACATTCCAGATAATTTACTTTTATAAACGCGCCAAAATCAGCAGGATCCGACCTTTTTGTCATTTTGACGCGGAGGCGGGAGAGAATTTTGCCGCCAAACTTTGGTTCTAGTTTGTACGAGGGGATAAGTTGACAGCAGCTCTTTTAATGCCGCCAATTGAAGGAGCCTTTTATGTACTGGGATTTTATCTTGCTAGGTTTGGCGATTCTCTCCTTTTTGGTCACATTTTATTTCGTGAGGTGGGGCGGGGATTCAAATATTCACATGGATAATTCAGATTCCTGGATATTCACAGAACTGGGCGGGGGGGTCTGATTTCTCTACCCACTTAGGCATCGCCGCCGAGTGGGGCGTTGCATGGCAATTCAAAAATAACAGGCCTGCGCTCAAGCGGCTTGAGGCCGCCCCTGGGTAATGCGCCCGGGCCTCCCGCCGGGGTTAAATTCGAAAGTCCATATCAGCTCCTATCGATATCTGAATAAAATACAATTACTTACAATCAAACGGTCAGCTTTGTTAGAATGCACCTCCTGGGGAGTTCAAGCTTCCCTGTTAGACTGCGCCTAACTCAATGGAGGCAGGGGAGAGAGCGTGTACTTAAGATTCCTGGGCGATTGGAATTTTCTCAACTGGTGGTGGTGGAAACCAATCATCGAGCCCATCGTAGGGCTTCTGTGGTTTTTATCGTTCATTGCGGTCGGGGCGATTATCTACGCATACATCAGCAGTCAAACCCGGATGCGCGACTACCGGGAAATGGTTCTGACCCCCGATGAGAGAGACTTCGATCTGCCCGACGATGAGGCGGAATATGGCGCATATATGGACCAATATTTCCCCGATGTTTTTGAGGATGAAATCCTCGAGATGGAAGAAATCCTCGACACCGTTATTCGCGAGGACATCCATCCCGAAATGGCGCAGGAGATAGAGCAAAGAGGCATCCCGGTTCATCTGATGGCCTTGCCCGCACCCGGCGTGGTGAAAGACGTTGGGAGCATTCCGCTGGCCGTATGGATTCCCGCGATGGGGGCAATAGAAATTTATGCCGCGCCAATGAAAATGCATTGTGGCGGAGATAGAAGCGCCTACCGGGTATATATGGGAAACCTGCTTCTTCATGAGATGGCCCACGCCCTGGGGCTGGATGAGCCAAAAATAAAGGATTTTGGGGTTTAACGAGCCCCCTAGGATTACGACGGTCAACTCATGCTCAGCAAATACTTGTTTTGGAAATAATGTGTTTTACATATTTTTGATATGCTCCTGTTTCATTGAATCGTTAATCTAGGACTCTTATCGATGCGGAAAGTTCGATGACTTGCCTAGGGAAATTTTCCATTTTTATCGACGCTCTTAATGAGCGGGTAGGCCGAGCTACCTCCTATTGTACCTTCTTCATGGTCATCATTACGGTGATCGATGTTCTTCTGCGCTACCTTTTCAGGGCCGGTTCAGTCGGCGTACAAGAACTTGAATGGCATCTTTTCGGATTCGTTTTTCTGCTCGGAGCCGCCTACACACTACTTAAAGACGAACACGTTCGGGTGGATATTTTTTACGCCCGAAGGAACAAGCGGGGGCGAGCCTGGGTAAACCTTATCGGCTCGATAATTTTCTGTTTGCCGGTAAGCTTCGTCATCATATGGACCTCACTCCCCTTTGTCTTGAGTTCGTGGCAATTCCTGGAGGGCTCGCCTGATCCGGGAGGGCTACCCGCTCGCTACATTCTAAAATCGGCAATTCCCGTTGGATTTTTCCTCGTCGCCCTCCAGAGTATCTCGATCGCCATCAAATCCCTGGAAGTAATTCTAACCGTGGAACAGACGGATAAAACCATAGCGAGCGCCGACTAATGGAAGATCAGATTGCCTTTTATCTTCCCCTGTTAATGTTCGGGACACTTCTTCCGCTTCTCATGCTGGGATTTCCGGTGGCCTTCACGCTCGGGGCCGTAGGCCTTCTTTTCGGGTTAATCGGAGCCGGAATGGAACTGCTCTCCTGGAGCGATTTCAATTTCCTGCCGCTTCGTATTTGGGGAATCGCTACTAATTTCACCCTGCTCGCCGTCCCCCTATTCGTGTTCATGGGGGTGATGCTTGAAAGAAGCGGCTTGGCCGAGGATTTACTCGAAACGACAGGCCTTGTATTCGGCAAGATTCGGGGTGGCCTCGCCATGTCGGTCGTGGTGGTCGGCATGCTCCTCGCCGCCTCGACGGGCATCGTCGGCGCCACGGTCGTAACGATGGGGATTCTCGCACTTCCCACCATGCTCCGCCGTGGATATTCACCCGAAGTCGCCACGGGCACGATTGCGGCTTCGGGAACTTTGGGCCAAATCATCCCCCCTTCGATTATCCTGGTTCTCCTCGGGGATATTATGGACGTTCCCATCGGCTCGATGTTCGTCGGTGCGGTTATACCGGGGCTTGTTCTCGTCGCCTTCTATCTTCTCTGGATCGGGGGAGTCGCATGGCTAAGGCCGGATCTCGCTCCGGCAATTCCCGCAGAGGAAAGGGACAGCGTCAGCTCCTCAGAACTGAGGCAACGAGTATTTCGTGCACTGCTCCCCCCACTGTTGTTAATTGTGCTCGTGCTAGGGAGTATTTTTGGCGGCGTCGCATCTCCCACGGAAGCGGCCGCCATGGGCTCATTCGGCGCCATTATTCTCACCTTAACCAGCGGAAAATTTACGGTTCAGATTCTTCGCGAGGTCATGCTCTCGGCACTGACGATAACCTGCATGGTATTCGTAATTCTGGTGGGGGCCACTTTCTTTGGGTTGGTATTTCGTCTTTTGGGTGGAGATGAAATTGTATCGGACATCATAAAATCGATTCCCTATGGACAAAACGGCGTACTGATTGTGGTCATGGCGTTGTTTTTTGTTTTAGGTTTCGTTCTGGATTTCATAGAAATCACTTTCATTATCGTGCCTATCATGAAACCAATCGTGAAAGAACTTGCGATTGATCCGCTCTGGTTCTCTATACTGATTGCGATAAATCTCCAGACTTCCTTTCTCACACCGCCATTCGGATTTTCCTTGTTCTACCTGAAGGGAGTCGTGCCACCGAACGTCACAACAATGCACATCTACCGAGGGGTAGCGCCGTTCGTGGTCATCCAGATTATCGGTCTGATTGTGGCTTTTATCTTCCCCGAAACAGTCACTTGGCTTCCCAAGGCCATCGGTTGGTAGGCCCCCGCTTAATAGAAACGAAAAAAGCCCCCTCCAAGGAGGGGGCTTTCCCGTAATAAAATCTTTTTAACGCATTACGCTCCCACTACCGCTCGAGCAGAGAGATAGGCCGCATCTGCAATTTTCGCGACACCATCAACGTTCTTCTGGAAAGTTTGGTAATCCTTGAGCACCTTGGCACTCGCTTTGTCCTTGCCCGAAAGGTCAGCATACACATCCTGAGACGCTTTATAGAACCCCTTCAGAAGCTCATCGGACCAGCGGCGGAGTTTAACACCATGCTTGGTTACCAGTTCATTAAGCGCCGAGCCATTGGCTGAATCAAAACGCCCCAGCGTCCAAAGATTTGCCTCGGCTGCTGCAACACGCAGAGCAACCTGATAATCCTTGGGCAGCTTTTCATGTGCTTTGATGTTGACCGGCATTTCGAGAACCGTTCCTGGCTCATGCCAACCAGGGTAATAGTAGAACTTAGCCGCCTGATGAAGACCCTTCAATTTATCGTGGAAAGGACCTATCCATTCCGTGCCATCAATAGTGCCGCGCTCAAGCGCAGTAAACACCTCAACACCTGGAAGCAGGACCACGTTCGCTCCCATTCGGGCAATTGCCTTTCCGCCCAGACCCGGGATGCGCATTTTCAAGCCCTTGAACTGCGCCACCGTAGTAATCTCTTTTTTAAGCCAGCCGCCCATCTGGATTCCAGTGTTTCCTGCTGGTAAAGAAAAAATCCCGAAAGGCTTATAAACCTCATCCCAGAGTTTTTGGCCGTTGCCGTTAGTGAGCCAGGCGTTAACCTGCTGGGGATTCATCCCCCATGGAACGGCGGCAAAAAACTGCGCGGCCGGCACCTTGCCAGCCCAGTAGTAAGAAGCGCTGTGCCCCAGCTCGGCGGTACCTTTTGTGACGGCATCGAAAATCCCGAGAGCGGGAACAAGCTGACCTGCACCATAAATTTTAATCTGAAATTTACCGCTGGTAAGCTCTTTAACGCGGCGAGATATTAGCGCGGCGGCCTCGCCCACACCTGGCGCCCCAGGGCCCCATGTCGTTACCATCTTCCAGCGAACCCGTTTTTGTGCGTGCACCGCAGGCGGCGCAGAGGCATGGATAATACCCGCGACGCCAGCAAGACCTGCTCCTGTGATAAATTTTCTTCTGTCCATAGCGAACCTCTCCTTGTGAGTTGCGGCTCATTGCGTTCACGCCCGGTAAGGAGAAAACCCAATACTCCTCCCGGCTTCTTGGGTAAAACTAATTTCTATTAAGGTGAATAAGAATAGTATCAATCCCACACAGGGGAGGACAAGCAAAATATATTGGGGTAAATCGCCTTTAAATCAGCGATTTTAAAACGGCCAAACACATGCAATGGTCTTTTAAATGCCTGAAAAGTGGGCCGCGAAGGCCTGAGAAATCATCTTGTCAGGGTCGGGGGTCGTTGGGCCTTATCTTCTGAAAAGGAGAGGGAGGGGGAGTGATTAACACTTGTGCAGCGCTTGATCAGCACGCTCTAAAACTCGGGTGGCATCGTCGGTTTCGGGGTCGAATTCGGATATGCCGATTGCACAAGAAACGGGGATTTTTTGTCCGTTTGCGTCATCGATCTTCATATCGGCAATTTTCGAGAGAATTCTATTTTTGAGCACTTGAGCACCGTCGCTTTTCGTTCCGGGCAAGAGGATAGAGAACATGCTTCGCTCGTGGCGGGCAGCGACATCCGTGTCGCGGATCATATCTTCTATCAACCGCGCCGTTTGGATGAGGAGTTCATTCGCCATCTCCTCCCCATGCGTACTGTGAACCTCCCGAAAATATTTCAGCTCAAGAACAAGCACGCACAAGTC encodes the following:
- a CDS encoding ABC transporter substrate-binding protein; the protein is MDRRKFITGAGLAGVAGIIHASAPPAVHAQKRVRWKMVTTWGPGAPGVGEAAALISRRVKELTSGKFQIKIYGAGQLVPALGIFDAVTKGTAELGHSASYYWAGKVPAAQFFAAVPWGMNPQQVNAWLTNGNGQKLWDEVYKPFGIFSLPAGNTGIQMGGWLKKEITTVAQFKGLKMRIPGLGGKAIARMGANVVLLPGVEVFTALERGTIDGTEWIGPFHDKLKGLHQAAKFYYYPGWHEPGTVLEMPVNIKAHEKLPKDYQVALRVAAAEANLWTLGRFDSANGSALNELVTKHGVKLRRWSDELLKGFYKASQDVYADLSGKDKASAKVLKDYQTFQKNVDGVAKIADAAYLSARAVVGA